The genomic window TTCCTTGAGGTGCAGGTCGTCGAGGACGTCTACGACGAGGCCGTGGCCAGCGCGTTCGGGCTGCGCGCCGGCCAGGTCTGCGTCATGATCCACTGCGGGTCGCGGGGGCTGGGCCACCAGATCTGCACCGACTACGTCCACGAGATGGAGAAGGCGATGCGCGGGTACGGCATCCACGTGCCCGACCGGCAGCTCGCCTGCGCCCCCGTCTCGTCCCACGAGGGGCGGGCCTACCTCGGCGCGATGGCCGCCGCGGCCAACTACGCCCGGGCCAACCGGCAGCTGCTCCACCACGCGGCCCGACAGGTCTTCCAACAGGTCACCGGCGGCGACCTGAACCTGGTGTACGACATTTCGCACAACCTCGCCAAGATCGAGACGCACCAGGTGGACGGCGCGGCGCGCCAGCTCTGCGTGCACCGCAAGGGCGCCACGCGGGCGCTGCCGCCCGGCCACGCCGACCTGCCGGATGACCTGCGCGAGGTCGGCCAGCCGGTGCTCATCCCCGGCTCGATGGGGACCGGCTCGTACGTCCTCACCGGCGTCCCCGGCGCGCCGGCGTGGGCCTCCACCTGCCACGGCGCCGGCCGGGTGCAGAGCCGCAAGCAGGCGACGAAGGCGGAACGCGGGCACGACCCACGGCGCGAGCTGGAGGCGCAGGACATCGCGGTGCGCGGGGCGTCCCGGCGGGGGCTGGCCGAGGAGATGCCGGCCGCGTACAAGGACATCACCGCCGTGGTGGCGGCGGCCGAGGGCGCCGGGCTGTGCCGGCGGGTGGCGCGGCTCGTCCCCATCGGCGTGGTGAAGGGCTGAGGCGGCTCACACGTCCAGGGTCACCGCGCCGGACCAGCCTTCCTGGCCGCGGCCGAAGCGCAGCTCGTGCAGCGACACCGCCTTGGGCACCGCGCCGACCAGCTCCACCGCGTCGGAGCCGGTGGTGTGCCACCGCACCAGCAGGCCGCCGTCGTTGGCCGCCCGCACCTCGGTCGCGAGCGGCACGTCACCCTCCGTCTCCAGCCGGAAGATCACCTCATTGAGGACGCCCACCAGCAGGTCCGGGTCGTCGCCCGACGGGACCTGGAACTCCACCGTGGCCTCGGGGGTCGCGCCGGTGGTATCGACGAAGGTGTCGACCAGCGCGGTGACCGCCTCCGCCACGCACCCCTCCCGGTCCGGTGCCCACGCCTCGATCCGGACGTCGGCGGTGTGCGGCACCATGCGGTGCCCCCGCGGCGGTCGTCGGTCCATCCCCCGATCATGCCGGCCCGCCACGGTAGGTCACGGTGAATTGTCGGAGCCGGCGGCTAGGTTGCGGACATGATCGCAGACGACGCCGACGCCGTGACCGTCATCTTCCGCAGCATGATGCGGGCCGTCCTGCGCAGCGAGAAGGTCGGTGCGGACACCCTCGGCCGCACCGTCGGGCTCGCGCGGCGGTGGGGCACCGGGGACGCCGCCGACGCCCAGCTGGCGGTGGCCCTGCGGGAGCTGCATGGCGACCCGGTCGACACCGCCGACCCACGTCAGGTCGCCGACGAGGGGACGGCGATCCTCGCGGACGAGGGCCTCCTTCCCGAGCCGGACGCGCGGGGCGCGGCGACGGCCCGCTTCGCCGCGAACGCGCGCCGGCTGCGGGCCGGGGAGCTCAGCCCGGCCGAGTTCGAGGAGCTCACCGGCGGCGACGCGGGCCCGACCCGCCAGGATCCGCAGCGGCGGCCGGGCGACTGACGGGCACCCCGGGCCGGGCGACGACGGTAGGTTCCGACGGGTGCGGATCACCAAGTTCACCCACGCCTGCGTCCGGATCGAGCACGACGGCCGGGTCCTCGTGATCGACCCGGGTACCTGGAGCGAGCCCTCCGCCCTCGTCGGCGCGGACGCGGTGCTGGTCACCCACGAGCACACCGACCACGTCGACGTGCTGCGGCTCGCCGGCCTCGGGGTGCCGGTCTTCGCGCCCCGGGAGGCACGGCTGCCGGCGGTGGCTCCGCTGCCGGTCACCCGGGTCGGAGCCGGCGACCGGTTCACCGCCGCCGGCTTCGCCGTCACCGCGGTCGGCGGTCGGCACGCCACCATCCACGACGGGGAGCCGGACTGCGCCAACCTCGGCTACCTGGTCGAGGAGGCGCTCTACCACCCGGGGGACTCGCTGCACCCGCCCGGTCGACCGGTCGACACGCTGCTGGTGCCGGCCCAGGCGTCCTGGCTGAAGCTCACCGAGGCGATCGACTTCGCCGGGGCGGTCGACGCGCGCCGGGTCGTCCCGATCCACGACGCCCAGCTCAACGAGCGGGGCCTGGCCAGCGTGAACGGCTGGTTCGGCGAGACCCTGGGCGACCGCTACCGCTACCTCGCTCCGGGCGAGACCGCCTGATCCGCCACCGCGCCCGTGCCGGCGGGGGTGGCGGCGCGGCCGTCCGGTGTCCCGGCCCGCTCGGCACCGGCCCCCCACGCCGGCCGGTCGCCGGGCGGGACTCCGCCCGGCGACCGGGGTTCCCGGTAGGCTGCCGTGGCCGTGGCACCGGCCGGGTTCAGAGCTCCGCCGGCAGGCCGAACGCGGGGAACAGCGCGTGGCCGAAGGTGGTGATCTCGACGATTCGCCCGTCCCGCACCCGCAGCACGTCCAGCTTGAACGCCCGGAACACCTGGTCGCCGGGGCGCCGGAGGTAGCTCGCGGCGGCCGGCAGCCGGTTGGCGTACGTCGGCAGCAGCCGCCAGTCGCCCTCCCGCTCCGGCCCGAAGGCCCGCTCGAGCAGCGGCGCGATGGCCGCGACCCCGTCGAAGCACATCGGCGCCGGCGGCATGGTGATCCGGAGGTCCGGCGCGGCGG from Micromonospora kangleipakensis includes these protein-coding regions:
- a CDS encoding RtcB family protein, coding for MELVEESPYRFRIDRHDPMRVPGVVFASRSLLPDAGADKSLDQVANVATLPGIVGASYAMPDVHWGYGFPIGGVAATDIEDGGVVSPGGVGFDISCGVRLLTAELDRAELRPRLDALMDGLGEATPRGMGKGAVWHLTDRAELDAVLRGGSRYAVERGFGGQHDLDRCEDYGAVDDANPAQVSERAVERGARQVGSLGSGNHFLEVQVVEDVYDEAVASAFGLRAGQVCVMIHCGSRGLGHQICTDYVHEMEKAMRGYGIHVPDRQLACAPVSSHEGRAYLGAMAAAANYARANRQLLHHAARQVFQQVTGGDLNLVYDISHNLAKIETHQVDGAARQLCVHRKGATRALPPGHADLPDDLREVGQPVLIPGSMGTGSYVLTGVPGAPAWASTCHGAGRVQSRKQATKAERGHDPRRELEAQDIAVRGASRRGLAEEMPAAYKDITAVVAAAEGAGLCRRVARLVPIGVVKG
- a CDS encoding archease translates to MDRRPPRGHRMVPHTADVRIEAWAPDREGCVAEAVTALVDTFVDTTGATPEATVEFQVPSGDDPDLLVGVLNEVIFRLETEGDVPLATEVRAANDGGLLVRWHTTGSDAVELVGAVPKAVSLHELRFGRGQEGWSGAVTLDV
- a CDS encoding MBL fold metallo-hydrolase → MRITKFTHACVRIEHDGRVLVIDPGTWSEPSALVGADAVLVTHEHTDHVDVLRLAGLGVPVFAPREARLPAVAPLPVTRVGAGDRFTAAGFAVTAVGGRHATIHDGEPDCANLGYLVEEALYHPGDSLHPPGRPVDTLLVPAQASWLKLTEAIDFAGAVDARRVVPIHDAQLNERGLASVNGWFGETLGDRYRYLAPGETA